The Novosphingobium kaempferiae genome includes a window with the following:
- a CDS encoding heme lyase CcmF/NrfE family subunit, giving the protein MIAELGLAALWLAAALAGLQLVAGGLGLTTRGAVLGEAVRPVAVVQGLLALIAFACLIYVFAVTDLSVKLVALNSHSMKPLVFKIAGAWGNHEGSMLLWVTVMGLGGAFVALVEKRLPERTMLATLAGQAFVSLGFYAFLLIASNPFERLSPVPMEGNGLNPLLQDLGLAFHPPTLYLGYVGLSIAFSFAIGALVTREVGPAFAKAMRPWVLGAWIFLTVGITAGSYWAYYELGWGGWWFWDPVENASLMPWLAATALLHSCGVLAARNALRAWTIMLGVVAFSMSMIGTFLVRSGILTSVHAFAVDPQRGTFILALLAIYIGGALTLFGLRASTVTEGERFALVSREGALVFNNVMLSAILGIVLFGTLYPLVAEAMGAKVSVGPPYFNPMGALFAVPMLVVLMVGPLLRWRQDKFARIGKGLVIPAMLVAAMALGLVVVGGVALLPFLGLALAVGLAFASLLPLRGRNLRRTPLPIWGMVVAHFGIAVALFGMSSESAFSIEKLVAVRVGEVAQVGPWGVKLDAVEPVAGPNWTAMEARLLVRYGVGGKVLRVLPQSRSFWAPPQQTSESALLTRWNGQFYAVLGGEAPKAEGGDRWQLRLWWKPFAPLIWIGGLMIAFGGFLSLIGRVMADLRRIIAKDKIAWRRERQGR; this is encoded by the coding sequence ATGATCGCTGAATTAGGTCTTGCCGCCCTCTGGCTGGCCGCCGCGCTGGCCGGCCTCCAACTCGTCGCCGGGGGCCTCGGGCTGACCACGCGCGGCGCGGTGCTGGGCGAGGCGGTGCGACCGGTCGCGGTGGTGCAGGGGCTGCTGGCGCTGATCGCCTTCGCCTGCCTGATCTACGTATTCGCGGTCACCGACCTGTCGGTGAAGCTGGTCGCGCTCAATTCGCATTCGATGAAGCCGCTGGTCTTCAAGATCGCCGGAGCCTGGGGCAACCACGAGGGCTCGATGCTCCTGTGGGTGACGGTGATGGGGCTGGGCGGGGCCTTCGTGGCGCTCGTCGAGAAGCGCCTGCCCGAGCGCACGATGCTGGCGACGCTGGCGGGTCAGGCCTTCGTGAGCCTTGGCTTCTACGCCTTTCTGCTGATAGCTTCCAATCCGTTCGAGCGGCTGTCGCCCGTGCCGATGGAGGGCAACGGGCTCAATCCGCTGCTGCAGGATCTCGGCCTCGCGTTCCATCCGCCGACGCTTTACCTCGGCTATGTCGGCCTCTCCATCGCGTTCAGCTTCGCCATCGGCGCGCTGGTGACGCGCGAGGTCGGGCCTGCCTTCGCCAAGGCCATGCGTCCGTGGGTCTTGGGCGCATGGATCTTCCTGACGGTGGGCATCACCGCCGGTTCCTACTGGGCCTACTACGAACTCGGCTGGGGCGGCTGGTGGTTCTGGGATCCGGTCGAGAATGCCTCGCTGATGCCATGGCTGGCGGCGACCGCGCTGCTGCATTCGTGCGGCGTGCTGGCGGCGCGCAATGCGCTCAGGGCCTGGACGATCATGCTGGGCGTCGTCGCGTTCTCGATGTCGATGATCGGCACGTTCCTCGTCCGCTCGGGCATCCTGACGAGCGTGCATGCCTTCGCGGTGGACCCGCAGCGCGGAACGTTCATCCTCGCGCTGCTGGCGATCTACATCGGCGGCGCGCTGACGCTGTTCGGCCTGCGCGCCTCGACGGTGACGGAGGGCGAGCGCTTCGCTCTCGTCAGCCGCGAGGGGGCGCTGGTGTTCAACAACGTCATGCTCTCGGCGATCCTCGGCATCGTGCTGTTCGGCACGCTCTATCCGCTGGTGGCCGAGGCGATGGGGGCGAAAGTCTCGGTCGGGCCGCCGTATTTCAACCCGATGGGCGCGCTTTTCGCGGTGCCGATGCTGGTGGTGCTGATGGTCGGGCCACTGCTGCGCTGGCGGCAGGACAAGTTCGCGCGCATCGGGAAGGGGCTGGTGATCCCGGCGATGCTGGTCGCGGCGATGGCGCTTGGGCTGGTCGTCGTGGGCGGCGTTGCGCTGCTGCCGTTCCTCGGCCTTGCGCTGGCGGTGGGGCTCGCTTTCGCCAGCCTGCTGCCGCTCAGAGGCCGCAACCTGCGTCGCACGCCGCTGCCGATCTGGGGCATGGTCGTCGCGCATTTCGGCATCGCCGTCGCCCTGTTCGGGATGAGCAGCGAGAGCGCGTTCTCCATCGAGAAGCTCGTTGCCGTGCGGGTTGGCGAGGTCGCGCAGGTGGGGCCGTGGGGCGTGAAGCTTGATGCGGTGGAGCCGGTCGCCGGGCCGAACTGGACGGCGATGGAGGCGCGGTTGCTGGTTCGGTATGGGGTTGGTGGCAAGGTTTTGCGCGTGTTGCCGCAGTCGCGAAGCTTCTGGGCGCCGCCGCAGCAGACGAGCGAATCGGCGCTGCTGACCCGCTGGAACGGGCAGTTTTACGCGGTTCTCGGCGGTGAAGCACCCAAGGCGGAAGGCGGCGATCGCTGGCAGTTGCGGCTGTGGTGGAAGCCTTTCGCGCCGCTGATCTGGATCGGCGGACTGATGATCGCTTTCGGTGGATTCCTGTCACTGATCGGCCGCGTAATGGCGGATTTGCGCCGTATCATCGCCAAGGACAAGATCGCCTGGCGCCGCGAAAGGCAGGGGCGATGA
- a CDS encoding superoxide dismutase family protein has protein sequence MKRSSRILAASAAFLSLAGTAQAADEHTGHSAATAAAAPMIHADVIGLDGKKLGMVMLQETPAGVLVSADVKGIPAGEHGFHFHQKGLCETATKFDSSGGHFTGGDHQHGYMVATGPHGGDMPNQTVGADGTLKTQILNTGVTLSPGPKSLLDADGSALVIHAGVDDYTSQPSGNAGGRIACAVIAAAK, from the coding sequence ATGAAGCGATCCTCCCGCATCCTGGCCGCATCGGCGGCGTTCCTGTCCCTCGCGGGCACGGCGCAGGCTGCCGACGAGCATACCGGCCACTCGGCCGCCACCGCTGCGGCGGCGCCGATGATCCATGCCGACGTGATCGGCCTCGACGGCAAGAAGCTGGGCATGGTCATGCTGCAGGAAACCCCGGCGGGCGTCCTCGTCAGCGCCGACGTCAAAGGCATCCCGGCGGGCGAGCACGGCTTCCACTTCCACCAGAAGGGCCTGTGCGAGACCGCGACCAAGTTCGACAGCTCGGGCGGCCACTTCACCGGCGGCGACCACCAGCACGGCTATATGGTCGCGACCGGCCCGCACGGCGGCGACATGCCCAACCAGACGGTCGGTGCGGACGGCACGTTGAAGACCCAGATCCTCAACACGGGCGTGACGCTCTCGCCGGGGCCGAAGTCGCTGCTCGACGCGGACGGTTCGGCGCTGGTGATCCATGCGGGCGTGGACGACTACACCAGCCAGCCTTCGGGCAATGCCGGTGGCCGAATCGCCTGCGCGGTGATCGCTGCGGCGAAGTAA
- the ccmE gene encoding cytochrome c maturation protein CcmE has protein sequence MATAVKAKHQRLILLVVALVVLIGAALLAAWALRNQASYFYVPSEIVAKPPEADRAVRLGGMVEKGSLKTAADGVTVNFVVQDGKARVPVTFRGIVPSLFVEGSGVVAEGKMGADGTFVADNLLAKHDENYVPREMQDMTREQAEKVMQETK, from the coding sequence ATGGCGACGGCAGTGAAAGCCAAGCATCAGCGGCTCATCCTGCTCGTCGTCGCGCTCGTCGTGCTGATCGGTGCGGCGCTGCTGGCGGCGTGGGCTCTGCGCAACCAGGCAAGCTATTTCTACGTGCCGAGCGAGATCGTGGCCAAGCCGCCCGAAGCGGACCGCGCCGTGCGCCTTGGCGGCATGGTGGAGAAGGGCTCGCTGAAGACGGCGGCGGACGGGGTGACTGTCAACTTCGTCGTGCAGGACGGCAAGGCGCGGGTGCCGGTGACGTTCCGGGGCATCGTGCCCTCGCTCTTCGTCGAGGGATCGGGCGTCGTCGCCGAGGGAAAAATGGGCGCGGACGGCACTTTCGTTGCCGACAACCTGCTCGCCAAGCATGACGAGAATTACGTGCCCCGCGAAATGCAGGACATGACGAGGGAACAGGCCGAAAAGGTCATGCAAGAAACCAAATGA
- the ccmC gene encoding heme ABC transporter permease CcmC, translating to MHGFANPARFLRIARWLMPLCMGAGLVVATLALGWGLFVAPAEKLQGETVRIVYLHVPAAWLGMAGWMGIAGASFTELVWRHPLAAIAAKACALPGAVFTAVCLLTGSLWGRPAWGTWWVWDGRLTSMLVLLFLYFGWMALSQASEASDGGQNRAPAIFGLVGAVNVPIIHYSVIWWNSQHQPPSITMGKSAMSGDFLWPLLAAMLGFTLIFAGVVLARMRAILAEQQAEARLRRKARAEVEAF from the coding sequence ATGCACGGCTTTGCCAATCCCGCCCGTTTCCTGCGCATCGCCCGCTGGCTGATGCCCCTGTGCATGGGCGCGGGGCTGGTCGTCGCCACGCTGGCTCTGGGCTGGGGCCTGTTCGTCGCCCCGGCCGAGAAGCTGCAGGGAGAGACGGTGCGCATCGTCTATCTCCATGTGCCCGCCGCATGGCTGGGCATGGCGGGCTGGATGGGTATCGCGGGAGCAAGCTTCACCGAACTGGTCTGGCGTCATCCACTCGCGGCCATCGCGGCCAAGGCCTGCGCACTGCCGGGCGCGGTGTTCACTGCCGTCTGCCTGCTTACGGGATCGCTGTGGGGACGTCCCGCGTGGGGAACCTGGTGGGTCTGGGACGGGCGGCTGACCTCGATGCTGGTACTGCTGTTCCTCTACTTCGGCTGGATGGCGCTGTCGCAGGCGAGCGAGGCATCGGACGGCGGCCAGAACCGCGCCCCCGCAATCTTCGGGCTGGTGGGCGCGGTGAACGTGCCGATCATCCATTATTCGGTGATCTGGTGGAACAGTCAGCACCAGCCGCCGAGCATCACCATGGGCAAGTCGGCGATGTCCGGCGATTTCCTCTGGCCGCTGCTCGCCGCGATGCTGGGCTTCACGCTGATCTTCGCAGGCGTGGTGCTGGCGCGGATGCGGGCGATCCTCGCCGAGCAGCAGGCCGAGGCACGCCTGCGCCGCAAAGCCCGGGCCGAAGTGGAAGCCTTCTGA
- the rpmE gene encoding 50S ribosomal protein L31 yields the protein MKADTHPDYHTITVQMTDGSTFQTRSTWGKEGDTLVLDIDPTSHPAWTGGKAQLQDGGRVAQFNKRFGGLSLKKN from the coding sequence ATGAAGGCCGATACGCATCCCGACTATCACACCATCACGGTGCAGATGACCGACGGCAGCACCTTCCAGACCCGCTCGACCTGGGGCAAGGAAGGCGACACGCTGGTTCTGGACATTGATCCCACCTCGCACCCGGCATGGACCGGCGGCAAGGCCCAGCTTCAGGACGGTGGCCGCGTGGCCCAGTTCAACAAGCGTTTCGGCGGTCTCTCGCTCAAGAAGAACTGA
- a CDS encoding prolyl hydroxylase family protein: MTVPGESSAARLLSHPGVQRFPSSRLDLFILKDFLSADRCAQLVDLIETNNRPSTLADYNGDDAFRTSSTCDLSPEFPVVSELAQALSDLSGIDLAHAEPLQGQRYEVGQEFKAHTDYFEPNSADFEKYCAVPGQRTWTFMIYLNDVEAGGATRFKVIDKVIQPETGKLIGWNNRRADGSPNAATLHHAMKVRKGRKYVITQWYRERNWG, translated from the coding sequence ATGACCGTACCCGGCGAATCATCGGCTGCAAGACTGCTTTCCCACCCCGGCGTGCAGCGCTTCCCCTCCTCGCGGCTGGACCTGTTCATCCTCAAGGACTTCCTGAGCGCGGATCGCTGCGCGCAGCTTGTCGACCTCATCGAAACGAACAATCGCCCCTCCACCCTCGCCGACTACAACGGCGACGATGCCTTCCGCACCAGTTCGACCTGCGACCTCTCGCCCGAGTTTCCGGTCGTCTCCGAACTGGCGCAGGCGCTGTCGGACCTCTCCGGCATCGACCTCGCCCATGCCGAACCGTTGCAGGGCCAGCGCTACGAGGTGGGGCAGGAGTTCAAGGCGCACACCGACTACTTCGAGCCGAACAGCGCCGATTTCGAGAAGTACTGCGCGGTGCCCGGCCAGCGCACCTGGACCTTCATGATCTACCTGAACGACGTGGAGGCCGGCGGCGCCACGCGCTTCAAGGTAATCGACAAAGTGATCCAGCCGGAAACCGGCAAGCTGATCGGCTGGAACAACCGCCGCGCCGACGGCAGCCCGAATGCCGCGACGCTCCACCATGCGATGAAGGTGCGCAAGGGGCGCAAGTACGTCATCACGCAGTGGTATCGCGAACGGAACTGGGGGTGA